A single region of the Neisseria zoodegmatis genome encodes:
- a CDS encoding SpoIIAA family protein → MISIREQDYGLNVALYNEFTVEDFYEFERAALECTQKIHRPDMLLDLSMLKDFTIDMAMEQLKFMREHEDDFGRIAIVVDDVWIKLGTRLSSLLTQQHPKYFDDAASAQQWLQESRSE, encoded by the coding sequence ATGATTTCCATCCGCGAACAGGATTATGGTTTGAATGTGGCTCTCTACAACGAGTTTACAGTGGAAGACTTTTACGAATTTGAACGTGCCGCACTGGAATGCACACAAAAAATCCACCGCCCCGACATGCTGCTCGATTTAAGCATGCTCAAAGATTTCACCATCGATATGGCGATGGAACAGCTTAAATTCATGCGCGAACACGAAGACGATTTCGGCCGCATCGCCATCGTAGTGGACGACGTATGGATCAAACTGGGCACCCGCCTCTCCAGCCTGCTTACCCAACAGCACCCCAAATATTTCGACGATGCCGCTTCGGCTCAACAATGGCTGCAAGAATCACGCTCCGAATAA
- a CDS encoding DMT family transporter: MNATRSPYKDPLGSGWVIIAAVCFTLMNLLVKSASQTFALGTGELVFWRMGFAALFLGITAKAQGKSFRTPHWKAHLNRSVSGTLGMLCIFYAIMHLPLATGVTLGYTSSIFLAVLSFIVLKEKISSYTAAVLVLGFIGVVVLLNPSFQSGQEFAALVGLCGGLLAAWAYLLVRELSLLGEPGWRIVFYLSVVGMALSSVWATYTGWHPLTWQTLPYLTGIGLSAMIAQLCMTRAYKVGNKFTVASLSYLAVVFSSLAGVWFLGDKISWQEVLGMGIIVASGILSSLNPARLRKFTLSK, encoded by the coding sequence ATGAACGCTACCCGATCCCCATACAAAGACCCACTCGGCTCAGGCTGGGTAATCATCGCCGCCGTCTGCTTTACCCTGATGAACCTTTTGGTAAAAAGCGCATCGCAAACATTCGCACTGGGCACAGGCGAGCTGGTATTTTGGCGGATGGGCTTCGCCGCCCTTTTTCTCGGCATCACCGCCAAAGCACAAGGCAAAAGTTTCCGCACACCGCATTGGAAAGCGCATTTGAACCGCAGCGTATCCGGCACCTTGGGGATGTTGTGCATTTTTTACGCCATCATGCACCTGCCTTTAGCCACAGGTGTAACCCTCGGCTACACCTCCTCGATTTTTCTTGCCGTTTTATCGTTTATTGTTTTGAAAGAAAAAATTTCTTCCTACACAGCGGCCGTGCTGGTTTTGGGCTTTATCGGCGTAGTCGTGCTGCTCAACCCTTCTTTTCAAAGCGGGCAGGAATTTGCCGCCTTAGTCGGCCTGTGCGGCGGCCTGCTTGCCGCTTGGGCTTATCTGCTCGTGCGCGAACTTTCGCTACTGGGCGAACCGGGTTGGCGGATTGTGTTTTACCTTTCTGTGGTCGGAATGGCTTTATCGAGCGTATGGGCTACATATACCGGCTGGCATCCGTTGACTTGGCAAACCCTGCCCTACCTGACCGGCATAGGCCTTTCCGCCATGATTGCCCAACTGTGCATGACCCGCGCCTACAAAGTCGGCAACAAATTCACCGTAGCATCTCTTTCTTATTTGGCAGTTGTCTTTTCCTCGCTCGCCGGCGTATGGTTTTTAGGCGATAAAATCAGCTGGCAGGAAGTGCTGGGAATGGGTATTATTGTGGCAAGCGGTATCTTGAGCAGCCTGAATCCTGCCCGGCTGCGCAAATTCACATTATCCAAATAA
- a CDS encoding lipoprotein signal peptidase, whose product MCGLGKKGRPRPLQNPHLRRISALCAARSFAYLNDMSALAALLRLELHPHLRVLQRSQAV is encoded by the coding sequence GTGTGCGGTTTAGGGAAAAAGGGCAGGCCGAGACCTTTGCAAAACCCCCATCTGCGGCGCATTTCTGCGTTGTGCGCTGCTCGCTCGTTTGCCTATCTAAATGATATGTCTGCACTCGCTGCGCTGCTACGCCTTGAACTGCATCCACATCTGAGGGTTTTGCAAAGGTCTCAGGCCGTCTGA
- a CDS encoding potassium/proton antiporter, with the protein MDGINTLFLITGLLLFLSVISTTLSARLGLPLLLVFLGVGMLAGEDGIGGIAFDNFVTATLIGQLALAVILLDGGLRTKLDSFRIALKPASVLASWGVIATVALLGIFATLYMNVDWRLGILMAAIVGSTDAGAVFSLLRNSGVRLNERVQATLEIESGANDPMAIFLVTALIALTMNPEEAGVLPFLLLLVQQLGFGLLLGFIGGKILSRLTRRLNLAEGLYALMIVSGGLLTFAFTNLIGGSGFLAVYLAGIIVGNRHSHATEHVLRVMDGLAWLAQASMFVVLGLLVTPTRLLEHGLDALAIAAFLMLVARPIAVASGIWKFHYNMREMAYISWVGLRGAVPITLAMMPLVMGVPNARLLFDVAFAVVILSLLIQGTTIPVVARWLKVTVPPKPEPTDSREIWLSESESVPLLAYEVVADSDAEGQHPDEVARDLCMLSTRCFALIRNDKREVLTFDTRLQAGDVAWYIVPPEQVDTLAKRFCETGQSALINLDFFGEFVVNPSSIAGDLADAYGLRLEEHERNLTLSGLFKKRFEGNVPVEGDRIHIGDFILTVKELEHDGSMKWLGLKCPS; encoded by the coding sequence ATGGACGGAATCAACACTTTATTCTTAATCACGGGGCTGCTGCTCTTTCTCAGCGTGATCTCGACCACGCTCTCGGCCCGGCTGGGGCTGCCGCTGTTATTGGTATTTCTCGGCGTCGGCATGCTGGCGGGCGAAGACGGCATCGGCGGCATCGCGTTCGACAATTTCGTTACCGCCACCTTAATCGGGCAACTCGCGCTGGCCGTGATCCTGCTCGACGGCGGCCTGCGCACCAAACTCGACAGCTTCCGCATCGCTTTGAAACCGGCGTCCGTCTTAGCCAGCTGGGGCGTGATTGCCACCGTAGCCTTGCTGGGCATTTTCGCCACACTTTATATGAATGTCGATTGGCGCTTGGGCATTTTGATGGCCGCCATCGTCGGCTCTACCGACGCCGGTGCGGTATTCAGCCTGCTGCGCAACAGCGGCGTGCGCCTCAACGAACGGGTGCAGGCCACGCTGGAAATCGAATCGGGCGCGAACGATCCGATGGCCATTTTCCTCGTAACGGCCTTGATTGCACTGACGATGAATCCCGAAGAAGCGGGCGTTCTTCCATTCTTACTGCTGCTGGTGCAACAACTCGGCTTCGGCCTGCTGCTGGGCTTTATCGGCGGCAAAATTTTATCGCGGTTAACACGGCGTCTGAATTTGGCCGAAGGTCTGTATGCCTTGATGATTGTTTCAGGCGGCCTGCTGACTTTTGCGTTTACCAACCTCATCGGCGGCAGCGGATTCTTGGCGGTTTATCTGGCCGGCATTATCGTCGGCAACCGCCACAGCCACGCCACCGAGCACGTTTTGCGCGTGATGGACGGCCTGGCATGGCTGGCACAAGCCAGTATGTTTGTGGTGCTGGGTTTGCTGGTTACGCCCACGCGCCTTCTCGAACACGGTTTGGACGCCCTCGCCATCGCCGCGTTTCTGATGCTGGTCGCCCGCCCGATTGCAGTGGCCAGCGGCATTTGGAAGTTTCACTACAATATGCGCGAAATGGCCTACATCAGCTGGGTAGGCTTGCGCGGCGCGGTGCCAATTACGCTGGCGATGATGCCGCTGGTAATGGGCGTGCCCAATGCGCGGCTGCTGTTTGACGTAGCGTTTGCGGTGGTGATTTTGTCGCTGCTGATTCAGGGAACGACCATTCCCGTGGTCGCCCGCTGGTTGAAAGTGACCGTACCGCCCAAACCCGAACCGACCGACAGCCGCGAAATATGGCTTTCGGAAAGCGAATCGGTGCCGCTGCTGGCTTACGAAGTGGTGGCGGACTCCGATGCCGAAGGGCAGCACCCCGATGAAGTGGCCCGGGATTTGTGTATGCTCTCCACCCGCTGCTTCGCCCTCATCCGCAACGACAAACGCGAAGTGCTGACATTCGACACCCGCTTGCAAGCCGGCGATGTGGCTTGGTATATCGTGCCGCCCGAACAGGTGGACACGCTCGCCAAACGCTTCTGCGAAACAGGCCAATCGGCGCTGATCAATTTAGACTTCTTCGGCGAATTTGTGGTTAACCCCTCCAGCATCGCCGGCGATTTGGCCGATGCCTACGGCTTGCGGCTGGAAGAACACGAACGCAACCTGACCTTGAGCGGCCTGTTTAAAAAACGCTTTGAAGGCAATGTACCCGTGGAAGGCGACCGCATCCACATCGGCGATTTCATCCTTACCGTTAAAGAGTTGGAACACGACGGCTCGATGAAATGGCTGGGGCTGAAATGCCCGAGTTAA
- a CDS encoding DUF808 domain-containing protein, which translates to MAFASLFTLLDDIASVLDDVAVMTKMAAKKTAGVVGDDLALNANQVTGVSADRELPIVWAVAKGSLINKVILVPAALLLSIFIPSLIKPLLVIGGAFLCFEGVEKILHKFLNKHSGDEAHEAVGDEIVDEKTKIKGAIRTDFILSAEIIIIALGVVGSFGVLTKSLVLSVIGIGMTVLVYGLVAGIVKMDDFGMWLMNKTNALARAVGKGIILFMPWFMRGLSVVGMLAMFLVGGGIIVHNIDFVHHLLEKYGVVEGLASYPATLLVGLLTGAAVCAVVLPVMKMFSKKAAH; encoded by the coding sequence ATGGCTTTTGCCTCTCTTTTTACTCTGCTTGATGATATTGCTTCCGTGTTGGACGACGTGGCCGTGATGACGAAAATGGCTGCGAAAAAAACCGCCGGCGTGGTGGGCGACGATTTGGCTTTGAACGCCAACCAAGTTACCGGCGTGTCGGCCGACCGCGAGCTGCCGATTGTATGGGCGGTTGCCAAAGGCTCTTTGATTAATAAAGTGATTTTGGTGCCGGCGGCTTTGCTGCTGTCTATTTTTATTCCGTCGCTGATTAAGCCTTTGCTGGTAATCGGCGGCGCGTTTCTCTGTTTTGAAGGCGTGGAAAAGATACTGCACAAGTTTCTAAACAAACACAGTGGCGACGAAGCGCATGAAGCCGTTGGCGATGAAATCGTAGATGAAAAAACCAAAATCAAAGGCGCTATCCGCACGGATTTCATTTTGTCTGCCGAAATCATCATCATTGCGCTGGGCGTGGTGGGCAGCTTCGGCGTGCTGACCAAATCACTGGTGTTGTCGGTAATCGGCATCGGAATGACCGTGCTGGTGTACGGTTTGGTGGCCGGCATCGTGAAGATGGACGACTTCGGCATGTGGCTGATGAATAAAACCAATGCGTTAGCCCGCGCGGTAGGCAAAGGCATCATTTTGTTTATGCCGTGGTTTATGCGCGGCCTGAGCGTGGTCGGCATGTTGGCGATGTTTTTGGTGGGCGGCGGCATCATTGTCCACAACATCGACTTCGTACATCACCTGCTTGAAAAATACGGTGTGGTCGAAGGCTTGGCCAGCTACCCTGCCACGTTGTTGGTCGGCCTGCTGACCGGCGCGGCGGTGTGTGCGGTGGTGCTGCCGGTCATGAAAATGTTCAGTAAAAAAGCCGCACATTAA
- the lnt gene encoding apolipoprotein N-acyltransferase, with product MNVFEKADTVWQKPWLYWPLLPAIALATPLTFAPYYHFWLMPLLFGALIKLTELRPQYAARSAYLFGLIGYTAQFYWIHTALHTVSGLPNLYAVPLTFLLPAFLALYPAVAFWLANKFNVSRTVRIGLVIPLVWTLTEFARERLLTGFAWGALGYSQIADFSPLAGFAPLGGIHLVTLATALTGAWLVLLLDGKRGRLKQRAVAAGALVAVLSAGYIGKQIEFTRPDGSSATVALAQGNIPQTLKWTPEQFFPTVKRYYEQVAGSRADIVILPETAIPMMRQDLPQGLIDQFAARAKANGSALAIGISQYTSDGLGYENAVINLTDYQPERPDHIPYYAKNHLVPFGEYKPLPWLTEPLYQLMNMPLADFKRGGDAQTPFQMANQKVAFNICYEDGFGDELIASAKQSTLLANASNMAWYGKSNAMFQHLQQSQARSMELGRYMVRSTNTGATAIIDPKGRIVSQTVPDTEAVLEGKIEGYTGETPYMKMGGSLPLIILLGLAAAVLFAAGKRRR from the coding sequence ATGAATGTTTTTGAAAAAGCTGACACCGTGTGGCAAAAGCCGTGGCTGTATTGGCCGCTGTTGCCGGCCATTGCCCTTGCAACGCCTTTGACGTTTGCGCCGTATTATCATTTTTGGCTGATGCCTTTGCTGTTCGGCGCTCTGATCAAGCTTACCGAGCTGCGTCCGCAATATGCGGCGAGAAGTGCTTATCTGTTTGGATTGATCGGCTATACCGCCCAGTTTTACTGGATTCATACCGCGCTGCATACCGTGTCGGGGCTGCCGAACCTGTATGCCGTGCCGCTTACTTTTCTGCTGCCCGCATTTCTGGCGCTGTATCCCGCGGTGGCGTTTTGGCTGGCCAACAAATTTAATGTGTCGCGCACCGTGCGCATCGGCTTGGTGATTCCGCTGGTGTGGACGCTCACCGAGTTTGCCCGCGAGCGTTTGCTCACCGGCTTTGCATGGGGCGCGCTCGGGTATTCCCAAATTGCCGATTTCAGCCCGCTGGCCGGTTTCGCGCCTTTGGGCGGCATTCATTTGGTAACGTTGGCAACTGCTTTAACAGGCGCATGGCTGGTGTTGCTGCTGGACGGCAAAAGAGGCCGTCTGAAACAGCGTGCCGTGGCAGCGGGCGCATTGGTGGCGGTGCTGTCGGCAGGCTATATTGGCAAACAGATTGAATTTACCCGCCCCGACGGCAGCTCTGCCACCGTGGCGTTGGCTCAAGGGAATATTCCGCAAACGCTGAAATGGACGCCCGAGCAGTTTTTCCCCACGGTCAAACGCTATTACGAGCAGGTTGCCGGCAGCCGAGCCGACATCGTGATTCTGCCGGAAACCGCCATTCCGATGATGCGTCAGGATTTGCCGCAAGGTCTGATAGACCAGTTTGCCGCCCGCGCCAAAGCCAACGGCAGCGCATTGGCAATCGGTATCAGCCAATACACTTCAGACGGCCTCGGTTATGAAAACGCGGTTATCAATCTTACCGATTATCAGCCGGAACGACCCGACCACATTCCGTATTACGCCAAAAACCATCTCGTGCCGTTCGGCGAATACAAACCCCTGCCGTGGCTTACCGAGCCTCTGTACCAATTGATGAACATGCCTTTGGCCGACTTCAAGCGCGGCGGCGATGCCCAAACGCCGTTTCAGATGGCCAACCAAAAAGTCGCGTTCAATATCTGCTATGAAGACGGTTTCGGCGACGAATTAATCGCATCCGCCAAACAATCCACGCTGCTCGCCAATGCCAGCAATATGGCGTGGTACGGAAAATCCAACGCCATGTTCCAGCATTTGCAGCAGTCGCAAGCACGGTCTATGGAGTTGGGGCGTTATATGGTGCGCTCCACCAACACCGGCGCCACTGCGATTATCGACCCCAAAGGCCGAATCGTCAGCCAGACCGTGCCGGATACCGAAGCCGTATTGGAAGGCAAGATCGAAGGCTATACTGGCGAAACCCCTTACATGAAGATGGGCGGTTCGCTGCCCTTAATCATCTTGCTCGGTCTTGCCGCAGCGGTATTGTTTGCCGCAGGAAAACGGCGCAGATAA
- the rpoH gene encoding RNA polymerase sigma factor RpoH: MNNAFALPVPSGHGSLEQYIHTVNSIPMLSAEEETNLAERQQKGDLEAAKQLILSHLRVVVSIARGYDGYGLNQADLIQEGNIGLMKAVKRFEPTRGARLFSFAVHWIKAEIHEFILRNWRLVRVATTKPQRKLFFNLRSMRKNLNALSPKEAQEIADDLGVKLSEVLEMEQRMTGRDIGILAENSDDEDSFAPIDWLADNDSEPTRQIEQKAHYALQTEGLQNALAKLDDRSRRIVETRWLQDDGGLTLHDLAAEYGVSAERIRQIEAKAMQKLRGFLTEDAEATV; encoded by the coding sequence ATGAATAACGCCTTTGCATTACCCGTCCCCAGCGGTCATGGTAGCTTGGAGCAGTACATTCATACCGTAAACAGTATTCCTATGCTTTCTGCCGAAGAAGAAACCAATCTGGCAGAGCGACAACAAAAAGGCGACCTTGAAGCCGCCAAACAACTGATTCTTTCCCACCTGCGCGTAGTCGTATCGATTGCACGCGGTTACGATGGTTACGGTCTTAACCAAGCCGACCTGATTCAAGAAGGCAACATCGGCCTGATGAAAGCGGTGAAACGCTTCGAGCCGACTCGCGGCGCACGCCTGTTTTCATTTGCCGTACATTGGATCAAAGCAGAAATTCACGAGTTTATTTTGCGCAACTGGCGCTTGGTGCGTGTTGCTACCACCAAACCGCAACGCAAACTGTTTTTCAATCTGCGCAGCATGCGTAAAAACCTGAATGCCCTGTCGCCGAAAGAAGCACAGGAAATCGCCGACGATTTGGGTGTGAAACTGTCGGAAGTGCTGGAAATGGAACAACGCATGACCGGTCGCGACATCGGCATTTTGGCGGAAAACAGCGACGATGAAGACAGCTTCGCGCCGATTGACTGGCTGGCCGACAACGACAGCGAGCCGACCCGGCAAATCGAGCAGAAAGCTCACTACGCTTTGCAAACCGAAGGCCTGCAAAACGCCTTGGCCAAACTCGACGACCGCAGCCGCCGCATCGTAGAAACCCGCTGGCTGCAAGACGACGGCGGTTTGACGCTGCACGATTTGGCTGCCGAATACGGCGTGTCTGCCGAGCGTATCCGTCAGATTGAAGCCAAAGCCATGCAGAAACTGCGCGGTTTTCTGACTGAAGACGCGGAAGCAACTGTTTAA
- the ftnA gene encoding non-heme ferritin, protein MLSEKIVKHLNEQLNLEFYSSNVYLQMSAWADSKGFEGAAAFLKAHAAEEMQHMHRLFDYLSETGAMPEIGTIPAPKTNYKGLKEMFEAVYKHEKTITKKINELVEATFTEKDYSSFNFLQWYVSEQHEEERLFKSILDKINLVGDDGKGLYHVDKDLAGLATAGK, encoded by the coding sequence ATGTTGTCTGAAAAAATCGTCAAACACTTAAACGAACAGCTGAATCTTGAGTTTTATTCTTCCAACGTTTACCTGCAAATGTCTGCTTGGGCCGACAGCAAAGGCTTTGAAGGCGCGGCGGCATTTTTGAAAGCCCATGCCGCCGAAGAAATGCAGCATATGCACCGCCTGTTTGATTATTTGAGCGAAACCGGCGCCATGCCTGAAATCGGCACGATTCCCGCACCGAAAACCAACTATAAAGGTTTGAAGGAAATGTTTGAGGCCGTGTACAAACACGAAAAAACGATTACCAAGAAAATCAATGAATTGGTAGAAGCAACCTTTACCGAAAAAGATTATTCGTCTTTCAACTTCCTGCAATGGTATGTCTCGGAGCAGCACGAAGAAGAGCGTTTGTTTAAATCGATTTTGGACAAAATCAATCTGGTCGGCGACGACGGCAAGGGCTTGTATCATGTGGATAAAGACTTGGCCGGCTTGGCAACCGCAGGCAAATAA
- a CDS encoding tyrosine-type recombinase/integrase, giving the protein MQLSRLFDHQDDYLQTLVQQGKSAHTVAAYRRDLTQLATLLPTDCGQEPAARKHFVAALKSLSQQNTGERSMARKLSAWRQYCGWLVQQGLMAADPTETLKAPKAPERLPKALEQEMLNHLLDQHVCDEALSVRDHALFELMYGSGLRVGEVNALNLSDVLLQEGWVSVTGKGSKQRRVPLTAKSIEAIEAYLPQRVAKDNETALFTNRLGQRLSVRQIRNRLRDWALTQGSPQHISPHMLRHSYASHILQSAQNIRAVQELLGHSNLSTTQIYTKLDFDHLAKVYDDTHPRSKRQKK; this is encoded by the coding sequence ATGCAGCTTTCCCGCTTGTTCGACCATCAAGACGACTATCTTCAAACGCTAGTCCAGCAAGGCAAATCCGCTCACACGGTAGCCGCTTACCGCCGCGACTTAACGCAACTGGCCACCCTGCTCCCCACCGACTGCGGTCAAGAACCTGCCGCGCGCAAACATTTTGTCGCCGCCTTGAAAAGCCTTTCACAACAAAACACCGGCGAACGAAGCATGGCGCGCAAACTTTCGGCTTGGCGGCAATATTGCGGATGGCTGGTCCAACAAGGCTTGATGGCCGCCGACCCTACCGAAACGCTCAAAGCCCCCAAAGCCCCCGAACGCCTACCCAAAGCCTTGGAGCAGGAAATGCTGAACCACCTGCTCGACCAGCATGTGTGCGACGAAGCACTCAGCGTGCGCGACCATGCTTTGTTTGAATTGATGTATGGCAGCGGACTGCGTGTCGGCGAAGTCAACGCTTTGAATCTAAGCGATGTTTTGCTGCAAGAAGGCTGGGTAAGCGTGACAGGCAAAGGCAGCAAACAGCGCCGCGTGCCTTTAACCGCCAAAAGCATTGAAGCGATAGAAGCCTATCTGCCGCAGCGCGTTGCCAAAGATAATGAAACCGCTTTGTTTACCAACCGCTTAGGCCAGCGCCTCAGCGTCCGCCAGATTCGCAACCGCCTGCGCGATTGGGCCTTAACGCAAGGCAGCCCGCAACACATTTCCCCGCACATGCTGCGGCACAGCTACGCCAGCCACATCCTCCAATCGGCGCAAAACATCAGAGCCGTGCAAGAGCTACTCGGCCACAGCAATTTATCTACCACGCAAATTTACACCAAGCTCGATTTCGACCATTTGGCGAAAGTGTACGACGACACCCACCCGCGCTCGAAACGCCAAAAAAAGTAG
- a CDS encoding lipoprotein signal peptidase: MSPKPLQNPHLRRISALCAARSFAYLYDMSALAVLLRLELHPHLRALQRSQAV, encoded by the coding sequence ATGAGCCCGAAACCTTTACAAAACCCCCATCTGCGGCGCATTTCTGCGTTGTGCGCTGCTCGCTCGTTTGCCTATCTATATGATATGTCTGCACTCGCTGTGCTGCTACGCCTTGAACTGCATCCACATCTGAGGGCTTTGCAAAGGTCTCAGGCCGTCTGA
- a CDS encoding helicase HerA-like domain-containing protein: MTTFPIARSDGNTLKIQGKMANRHGLIAGATGTGKTVTLRRMAEAFSEAGIPVFLADVKGDLSGIVNAGSDSGKVAERIAEFGLDSGWLQGFPVRFWDVFGETGIPVRVTISEMGPMLLARLMNLNDTQEGLLNLVFRVADDNGWHLIDLKDLRGMLKHVADNAAEYRSQYGNVSPASVGAVQRQLLTLENEGAANLFGEPALNLEDWMQTEGSKGVINILNSEKLMRSPRMYSAFLLWMLAELFETLPEVGDLDKPKFVMFFDEAHLLFDNAPAALVEQIEQVVRLIRSKGVGVYFVTQNPLDLPDTILGQLGNRVQHALRAFTPRDQKAVKAAAETFRTNPNVNVVEAIAELGVGEALVSFLDEKGMPMPVDRALVLPPQSNLTPLAASERDEKFQKDILYRHYKDMVDNYSAYEALAELEQQQAEAKQAEAAAKEQAQAEKTTAAQPQKDGVVGGFLGGLFGSRKKANQGVAYDLADSVGDQINKQVTRAISRSVMGVIKNILK, translated from the coding sequence ATGACCACTTTCCCCATCGCCCGTTCAGACGGCAACACGCTGAAAATACAAGGCAAAATGGCCAACCGCCACGGCCTGATCGCCGGAGCGACCGGCACAGGCAAAACCGTTACCCTGCGCCGCATGGCCGAAGCCTTCAGCGAAGCGGGCATTCCCGTGTTTTTGGCCGATGTGAAAGGCGATTTGTCGGGCATCGTGAACGCAGGCAGCGACAGCGGTAAAGTAGCCGAGCGCATTGCCGAATTCGGTTTGGACAGCGGCTGGCTACAAGGCTTTCCCGTGCGTTTTTGGGATGTATTCGGCGAAACCGGCATTCCTGTGCGCGTAACCATTTCCGAAATGGGGCCGATGCTGCTCGCACGTTTGATGAACCTGAACGACACGCAGGAAGGTTTGCTCAATCTGGTGTTCCGCGTCGCCGACGATAACGGTTGGCATCTGATTGATTTGAAAGACTTGCGCGGCATGCTCAAACACGTTGCCGATAATGCCGCCGAATACCGCAGCCAATACGGTAACGTATCGCCCGCCAGCGTCGGCGCGGTGCAGCGGCAATTGCTGACACTCGAAAACGAAGGGGCGGCAAACCTGTTCGGCGAGCCTGCGCTGAATCTGGAAGACTGGATGCAGACCGAAGGCAGCAAAGGGGTGATCAATATTCTGAATTCCGAAAAACTGATGCGTTCGCCGCGCATGTATAGCGCGTTTCTGCTGTGGATGTTGGCGGAACTGTTTGAAACCCTGCCGGAAGTGGGTGATTTGGACAAACCGAAATTCGTGATGTTTTTTGACGAAGCGCATTTGCTGTTCGACAACGCCCCCGCCGCGCTGGTGGAGCAAATCGAACAAGTGGTGCGCCTGATCCGCTCGAAAGGCGTGGGCGTGTATTTCGTTACCCAAAACCCGCTCGATCTGCCCGACACGATTTTGGGGCAGCTCGGCAACCGCGTGCAACACGCTTTGCGGGCATTCACGCCGCGCGACCAAAAAGCCGTGAAAGCCGCCGCCGAAACTTTCCGCACCAATCCGAATGTGAACGTGGTGGAAGCGATTGCCGAGCTTGGCGTAGGCGAGGCGCTGGTGTCGTTTTTGGATGAAAAAGGCATGCCGATGCCGGTGGATCGTGCGCTTGTGTTGCCGCCGCAATCCAACTTGACCCCGCTGGCCGCCTCCGAACGCGACGAGAAGTTCCAAAAAGATATTCTCTACCGCCACTACAAAGATATGGTCGACAACTACTCGGCCTACGAAGCATTGGCGGAGTTGGAGCAGCAGCAAGCCGAAGCCAAGCAGGCCGAAGCCGCGGCGAAAGAGCAGGCCCAAGCGGAGAAAACAACCGCCGCACAGCCGCAGAAAGACGGCGTAGTCGGCGGCTTCTTGGGCGGTTTGTTCGGCAGCCGCAAAAAAGCCAATCAAGGTGTGGCATATGATTTGGCCGACAGCGTGGGCGATCAGATCAACAAGCAAGTTACCCGTGCCATTTCACGCAGCGTGATGGGTGTGATTAAAAACATACTGAAATAA
- a CDS encoding lipoprotein signal peptidase, which produces MQNPHLRRISALCAARSFAYLYDMSALAVLLRLKLHPHLGVLQRSQVFIHLHAPSILQMAVRPSEKPL; this is translated from the coding sequence TTGCAAAACCCCCATCTGCGGCGCATTTCTGCGTTGTGCGCTGCTCGCTCGTTTGCCTATCTATATGATATGTCTGCACTCGCTGTGCTGCTACGCCTTAAACTGCATCCACATTTGGGAGTTTTGCAAAGGTCTCAGGTCTTTATTCATCTGCATGCCCCCTCAATTCTTCAAATGGCCGTCAGGCCGTCTGAAAAACCGCTGTAA